A genomic region of Neisseria cinerea contains the following coding sequences:
- a CDS encoding S24 family peptidase, translating to METFKDRLIFLWKNEAKQAKIASDIEMTIAGFSRIWNEGGLPKSETLKKIKQLKGCSIDWLLTGEGEPFPGGNQVKSVAYDTFGNEVDTDEFVFVPRYDIRAAAGYGQFVGHEEPVFTMAFRRHWIENYVTRDTKNLSVISVKGDSMEGVLNDGDTILVNHGENTPKDGLYVLRINENLLVKRLQIVPGGIINVISANEAYPAFEINLNNLTDDVEIIGRVEWFGRMI from the coding sequence ATGGAAACCTTTAAAGATAGATTGATTTTTCTATGGAAAAATGAAGCGAAGCAGGCGAAAATTGCATCTGATATTGAGATGACGATTGCGGGTTTTAGTAGGATATGGAATGAAGGTGGTTTGCCTAAGTCTGAAACATTAAAGAAAATCAAACAATTGAAGGGTTGTAGCATTGATTGGTTATTGACCGGTGAGGGAGAGCCATTTCCCGGGGGGAATCAGGTAAAGTCTGTTGCCTATGATACTTTTGGCAATGAGGTTGATACAGACGAATTTGTTTTCGTGCCAAGATATGATATCCGTGCGGCTGCAGGGTATGGACAATTTGTCGGCCATGAAGAACCTGTATTTACGATGGCTTTCAGACGGCATTGGATTGAAAATTATGTTACCCGTGATACGAAAAACCTATCTGTGATTTCTGTTAAGGGGGATTCTATGGAGGGGGTTTTAAATGATGGAGATACCATCCTGGTCAACCATGGGGAAAATACGCCAAAGGATGGCTTGTACGTGTTGCGGATTAATGAAAACTTGCTGGTCAAACGTCTGCAAATTGTTCCCGGCGGGATAATCAACGTCATTTCTGCCAACGAAGCTTATCCTGCTTTTGAAATTAATTTGAATAATCTGACCGATGATGTGGAAATTATCGGGCGTGTGGAGTGGTTCGGCAGGATGATTTGA
- the erpA gene encoding iron-sulfur cluster insertion protein ErpA, protein MSDESPIIFTDSCCTKVADLIAEENNPDLKLRVFVNGGGCSGFQYGFTFDEIKNDDDFEIEKNGLVFLVDPMSYQYLVGAEIDYTESLQGSQFVIRNPNAETTCGCGSSFSV, encoded by the coding sequence ATGTCGGACGAAAGCCCTATTATCTTTACTGACAGTTGCTGTACAAAAGTTGCGGATTTGATTGCCGAAGAAAATAACCCTGATTTGAAATTGCGGGTTTTTGTCAACGGCGGCGGCTGCTCTGGTTTCCAGTATGGATTTACTTTTGATGAAATTAAAAACGATGATGACTTTGAAATTGAGAAAAACGGTTTGGTCTTTTTGGTCGATCCGATGAGTTATCAATATCTGGTCGGTGCGGAGATAGACTATACGGAAAGTTTGCAAGGCTCGCAGTTTGTTATCCGTAATCCGAATGCGGAAACCACTTGTGGTTGCGGATCGTCGTTTTCTGTATAA
- a CDS encoding peptidase, with protein MIEMSKNYQNDLYDIYVSYPPGVDQERIQACLRENLDEGLAEKIIDSLASKPQVLVEEKCTWEKRGELHDYFSYLGLDIVTRRYMELETIEQSETEDEVVELPFEDFETDVKEKDKTVSPKSEPLPQNTRLLFLALLIAFLGYLIGKVF; from the coding sequence ATGATTGAGATGAGTAAAAATTACCAAAACGATTTGTATGATATATATGTTTCTTATCCGCCCGGAGTCGATCAGGAGAGGATTCAAGCCTGTCTTCGGGAAAATTTGGATGAGGGGCTGGCAGAGAAAATCATTGATTCGCTCGCTTCTAAACCACAGGTGTTGGTCGAGGAAAAATGTACATGGGAAAAGCGGGGTGAGCTGCATGATTATTTCAGCTATTTGGGTTTGGATATTGTTACCCGAAGATATATGGAGTTGGAAACAATCGAGCAGTCGGAAACGGAAGATGAGGTGGTGGAACTGCCGTTTGAGGATTTTGAGACAGATGTAAAAGAAAAGGATAAAACCGTATCGCCAAAATCCGAGCCTCTGCCTCAGAATACCAGGTTGCTGTTTTTGGCATTGTTGATTGCTTTTTTGGGCTATCTTATTGGTAAGGTTTTTTGA
- the ubiB gene encoding ubiquinone biosynthesis regulatory protein kinase UbiB, with protein MKWLKRLTVIVGTLYYYRLAGLCAGLVRRGWIYGLLKMMPQSSRFKNEPPPVRLRLALESLGPIFIKFGQVLSTRPDLIPHDYAVELARLQDKVPPFDAQLSRSQIEKSLGQSIDVLYAEFETEPVASASIAQVHKARLHSGEQVAVKVLRPNLLPVIEQDLSLMRFGAGWVERLFSDGKRLKPREVVAEFDKYLHDELDLMREAANASQLGRNFQNSDMLIVPKVFYDYCTSDVLTIEWMDGTPVSDIAKLKADGIDLHKLADYGVEIFFTQVFRDGFFHADMHPGNILVAADNRYIALDFGIVGTLTDYDKRYLAINFLAFFNRDYHRVATAHIESGWVPADTRAEELEAAVRAVCEPVFNKPISQISFGLVLMRLFEVSRRFNVEIQPQLVLLQKTLLNIEGLGRQLDPDLDLWKTAKPFLVKWMNEQVGPKALWRNLKNEAPDWAQIIPSLPRKISALIDENRQQEMRDAYIHLVKVQQRQSMWLGAIAFVLLLILLLK; from the coding sequence ATGAAATGGTTGAAACGCCTGACGGTTATTGTCGGGACTCTTTATTACTACCGATTGGCAGGATTATGTGCCGGACTGGTCCGGCGCGGCTGGATATACGGTTTGCTGAAAATGATGCCGCAATCTTCCAGATTTAAAAATGAACCTCCGCCCGTCCGACTTCGCCTTGCGTTGGAAAGCTTGGGGCCGATTTTCATCAAGTTCGGACAGGTCCTCTCTACGCGCCCCGATTTGATTCCGCATGATTATGCGGTCGAACTGGCAAGGCTGCAAGACAAAGTGCCGCCGTTCGACGCGCAACTTTCACGCTCGCAAATCGAAAAATCTCTGGGACAATCCATCGATGTTTTATACGCGGAATTTGAAACCGAGCCTGTCGCCAGTGCGTCCATCGCCCAGGTACACAAAGCCCGCCTGCATTCGGGCGAACAGGTCGCAGTGAAAGTCTTACGCCCCAACCTGTTGCCCGTTATCGAACAGGATTTGTCGCTGATGCGCTTTGGCGCAGGCTGGGTAGAGCGTTTGTTTTCAGACGGCAAGCGTTTGAAGCCGCGCGAAGTGGTGGCTGAATTCGACAAATACCTGCACGACGAATTGGACTTGATGCGCGAAGCTGCCAATGCTAGCCAGCTCGGTCGCAATTTCCAAAACAGCGATATGCTGATTGTGCCTAAGGTGTTTTACGACTACTGCACCAGCGACGTGCTGACCATCGAATGGATGGACGGTACGCCGGTATCCGACATCGCCAAACTCAAAGCAGACGGCATCGATTTGCACAAACTTGCCGATTACGGCGTGGAAATCTTCTTCACGCAAGTTTTCCGCGACGGCTTTTTCCATGCGGATATGCACCCCGGCAATATTTTGGTTGCTGCCGACAACCGCTACATCGCCCTTGATTTCGGCATTGTTGGTACGCTGACCGATTACGACAAACGCTACCTCGCCATCAACTTCCTCGCCTTCTTCAACCGCGATTACCACCGCGTTGCCACCGCCCACATCGAATCGGGCTGGGTGCCCGCCGACACGCGCGCGGAAGAATTGGAAGCCGCAGTTCGCGCCGTGTGCGAACCTGTGTTCAACAAACCGATTTCGCAGATTTCCTTCGGCTTGGTGCTGATGCGTCTGTTTGAAGTCAGCCGCCGCTTCAACGTCGAAATCCAGCCGCAGCTGGTATTGCTGCAAAAAACGCTGCTCAACATCGAAGGCTTGGGTCGGCAGCTTGATCCCGATTTGGACTTATGGAAAACCGCCAAACCGTTTTTGGTAAAATGGATGAACGAACAGGTCGGTCCCAAAGCCCTTTGGCGCAACCTTAAAAACGAAGCCCCCGACTGGGCGCAAATCATCCCTTCATTGCCGCGCAAAATCAGTGCGTTGATTGATGAAAACCGCCAGCAGGAAATGCGTGATGCTTATATTCATTTAGTCAAAGTGCAGCAACGGCAAAGCATGTGGCTGGGGGCAATAGCGTTTGTTTTACTGCTAATCTTGCTTTTGAAATAA